CATGGAGCACATTTACCATTTATGCCAGGGCAAATTGATCCTATGACAGCAGGTGCTGACATTGTTACAATGAGTGTTCATAAAACAGGTGGTTCACTTACTCAAAGTTCTATCTTGCTTTTAAATGAGGGACGTATCTCAGCTAAAAAGATGCAAAAAACATTAAACATGCTACAAACAACAAGTGCAAACTATTTATTGATGAGTTCATTGGATGTAGCAAGACATGAACTTGCTTTAAATGGATATGAGCGTTACAAAGCATTAAAACCAATCGTAGAAAAAGCGATACATGAAATAGAACAGAATACATGCTTTGAAATATTGAAAAACAATTATCTGAAACACAAATGTTCTCAATCACATGATTGGACGAAACTTGTTATTCGTGTGAATGATTGTGGTTTAACTGGCTTTGAAGTCTATACCCTTTTAAAAGAAAAATATCAAATTCAAATGGAATTAGCAGAAGGTTATGTAGTGATGGCAGTAATTACGACTGCTGATGATGAAAATTCACTAGGAAAATTAGTGTACGCTCTTTGTGAAATTGAAAAAATTTATGGTAATAAAAAACCGATTTATTCAACAAATGTAACACCAAAGCATGTCAATAAGTTAATGATTACACCAAGAGATGCACATTATGCTGATCATGAATTAGTGCCAATTGATTTAGCTAAAGGAAAAATTAGTGCAGACTTATTGATGATTTACCCTCCAGGTATACCACTAGTTATTCCAGGAGAACTAGTTTCAGAAGAAGTAATTCAACAATATCACTATTATTCAGAAACTTTTGGTAATGTACTTACTGAATCAGATTTAAAAGATCATATTACCGTTGTTAAAGAATAAAAGTCATTTTAGTATAGACAATAGAAAAAGACGACAAATGAAGGAGAAACTCACTATGCAAAATAAACCATTAAATGTATCAACATTCATCGGATGTGACAACAACTACGAAGAATCAGATGTTGTACTATTCGGTATTCCATTTGATGGAACAACAAGTTTTAGACCAGGTACACGCTTTGCAATGCAAGCAATTCGCCCAGATTCATACGGATTAGAAACGTATTCTCCTTATCTTGATCGAGATTTAGAAGATATAGCAATCTTTGATGGTGGTGATCTTGAATTACCACTTGGCAATACACAAAAAACAATGGATGAAATTTTAGAATATACTCGTTCAATTGTAGCGGATGATAAAAAATTTGTAATGGTTGGTGGAGAACACTTAGTAAGCTTCCCAACCATTCAAGCAGTATATGAAAAATATCCTGATTTACACGTGATTCATATCGATGCACATACTGATTTACGCGAAGACTATATGGGAGAAAAATTGTCTCATGCTGCTGTCATTCGTCGCTGTCATGAATTCTTAGGTGATGGAAGAATTTTTCAATTTGGGATTCGTTCAGGATTAAAAGAAGAATTTGAATGGGCGAAAGAGCATACGTATATGGAACGTTTTACAATCGATACACTTAGCGAAGTTGTCAATGATTTAAAAGATCATCCTGTATATGTAACCATTGATTTAGATGTATTAGATCCAGGTACCTTCCCAGGAACAGGAACGCCAGAACCAGGTGGTATTACGTATAAAGAATTGTTAAACGGAATGCAACAATTATTAACATTAAACAATATTGTCGCAGCAGATGTTGTTGAACTATCACCTCAGTATGACACTTCAGGTGCATCAACTGCAATTGCTTGTAAAACCATTCGTGAAATGCTTATGATAGTCACTAAATAATATTAACATCTGACTAAAGATGCTTTAAAATCGACAATTAACTATTGTACACCCGAAAAGGTAGATACTAAATCTATCTTTTCGGGTGTTTTTTCTTTACGTCAATTACGAGTTTCACATTATCTTTCAGTGGACTAATCCAAAGTTCATATAGAGTGGGATTTGCTTCTATTGTAGAATTTTTATTTTGGAAAATAATGATTTACTTCTTTGTTTATTAATATTTATGCATTTTTTATTTATAGTTAATGAATCAATTTCATCATTTGATGTATAAGGATAGATACGAATATATTTTAGCTTGAACTCTGTTTTATTCAGATTCTCTAAAATATTTATAATGGAGCGAAAGACGGAAACTCTTACGGAAATAGCAAGCGAATTAAACCCCTGCACGAACGAAGGGAGGAGAAGGCTTGATGCTTACCTGTGGAAAGCGTCGGTCTGTAGCGAAATTGCAAATTATGAATATTACAAATTAATTAATTCAAGTAAAAAACAAGAAATATAAGACGTTATTTGTATTTAAAATAAAAAAAATAGATATATTTTTTTAATATTTTTATATAAAAACTATTTAAAAAATTAATATTTATGATATTATATTTATAAATATTAATTAATATATATTCAGAAAATTATTGGAGGAATACTATTGGAAAGTTGGCTCGATTTATATGACAATATGGGGAATTATTTAGCGCCAAGTATGGCAAAAGATCACCCCAACTTACCTGTAGTAAAAGAAGAAGGATGCTATTATTACGGGGCAGACGGTAAGAAATATTTAGACTTTACTTCCGGCATCGCTGTTGCGAACACTGGACATCGTCATCCTAAAATCGTGCAAAGCATTAAGAATGCTGCAGACCAATTAATACATGGACCTTCTGGTGTCATCATGTATGAATCGATTTTAGAACTTTCCAAACAGCTAGGTGAGATACTACCAGGTGATTTAGATTGTTTCTTCTATGGTAATAGTGGTACAGAAGCGATTGAAGGGGCATTAAAGCTTGCAAAATTCACAACCAAACGTCCATATGTTATTTCATTCACAGGTTGTTTCCATGGTCGTTCAATGGGTGCACTTGGTGTAACCACATCAAAAAGCAAGTATCGCAAATTCATGCAACCATCCCATTTGTCTTACCAAATACCGTATGCAAATGTAAAAGAAGCTCCAGCTGGAGTGGATCCAGTTGCTTATGTTGTAGACAAGCTAGAACATGATTTTGATCAATTATTTAAACATCAAGTAACACCTGAAGAAGTGGCAGCAGTTATTGTCGAACCTGTTCTTGGTGAAGGTGGTTATATTATTCCACCAAAAGAATGGCTTCAAAAAATCAGGGAAGTGTGTGACCGTTATGGTATTCTGTTAATCTTCGATGAAGTCCAAACTGGATTTGGACGAACTGGTGAATGGTTTGCTGCTCAAACGTTTGGGGTAACACCTGATATTATGGCGATTGCAAAAGGAATTGCTTCAGGACTTCCATTAAGTGCAACAGTAGCTAGTCATCAATTAATGGAAAAATGGCCAATTGGTTCTCATGGTACAACATTTGGTGGAAACCCAATTGCTTGTTCAGTCGCACTAACAACACTTGAAGTGTTCAAAGAAGAGAATCTTATTGAAAATTCAAAAGTTGTAGGTGCATATGCAGTTGAGAAATTAAAAGAAATTCAAGCTAAATACGATTGTATTGGCGAAGTTCGTGCAACTGGATTAATGATTGGAATCGATGTCATTGACCCAACAACAGGACATGGTGATGGCAAAGCACTGAAACAAATTTTAGATTTGGCACTTGAAGAAGGTGTATTGTTCTATCTTTGTGGCAATGAAGGTGAAGTCATCCGAATGATTCCACCACTTACAGTTACAGAAGAACAAATTGACGATGGCTTAAACATGTTAGATAAAGCATTACAAAAATATACAAATCAATAATAAGGGAGTTTTTAAAATGAAAATGAAGAAAAAATGGTTATTTGCGGCAACAGCAGTTTTAGCATTAGCACTTGCAGGATGTGGCTCAAAAGATACAAACAAATCAGCCGACAATGCCTCAAATGATGCAAAAAAAGTTCTTGTAATGGGAACAGCAGCAGACTATGCACCTTTTGAATATATCGATGCAAAAGTTTCCGATGATATTATCGGTTTTGATATCGATCTTGCAAAAGCTGCAACAAAAAAAATGGGTTATCAGCTTCAAGTAAAAGATATGGAATTCAATAGTTTAATCCCAGCACTTCAAGCAGGTAAAGTAGATTTCGTTTTAGCAGGTATGACACCAAATAAAGAACGTGATAAAGTAGTAGATTTCTCTAAATCTTACTATGATACAAAAGAATATATGCTAACTAAAAAAGATAGTGGCATTAAATCTGATGCTGACCTAGCTGGTAAAAAAGTTGGCGTACAAACTTCTTCAATCCAAGAAGATTTAGGAAAATCTTTAGCTAAAAAAATCAAAGGAATGCAACTTGATAGTCGTGACCGTATTCCTGAGTTAGTACA
This window of the Rummeliibacillus pycnus genome carries:
- the speB gene encoding agmatinase, with amino-acid sequence MQNKPLNVSTFIGCDNNYEESDVVLFGIPFDGTTSFRPGTRFAMQAIRPDSYGLETYSPYLDRDLEDIAIFDGGDLELPLGNTQKTMDEILEYTRSIVADDKKFVMVGGEHLVSFPTIQAVYEKYPDLHVIHIDAHTDLREDYMGEKLSHAAVIRRCHEFLGDGRIFQFGIRSGLKEEFEWAKEHTYMERFTIDTLSEVVNDLKDHPVYVTIDLDVLDPGTFPGTGTPEPGGITYKELLNGMQQLLTLNNIVAADVVELSPQYDTSGASTAIACKTIREMLMIVTK
- a CDS encoding transporter substrate-binding domain-containing protein, which encodes MKKKWLFAATAVLALALAGCGSKDTNKSADNASNDAKKVLVMGTAADYAPFEYIDAKVSDDIIGFDIDLAKAATKKMGYQLQVKDMEFNSLIPALQAGKVDFVLAGMTPNKERDKVVDFSKSYYDTKEYMLTKKDSGIKSDADLAGKKVGVQTSSIQEDLGKSLAKKIKGMQLDSRDRIPELVQEVKLGRIDALITEDIVAENYLKQNKDLSYYVIQNQEDQSKAAAFPEGSKLTAQFDKALDELTKEGTVAKLKAKWFKVK
- a CDS encoding aspartate aminotransferase family protein gives rise to the protein MLLESWLDLYDNMGNYLAPSMAKDHPNLPVVKEEGCYYYGADGKKYLDFTSGIAVANTGHRHPKIVQSIKNAADQLIHGPSGVIMYESILELSKQLGEILPGDLDCFFYGNSGTEAIEGALKLAKFTTKRPYVISFTGCFHGRSMGALGVTTSKSKYRKFMQPSHLSYQIPYANVKEAPAGVDPVAYVVDKLEHDFDQLFKHQVTPEEVAAVIVEPVLGEGGYIIPPKEWLQKIREVCDRYGILLIFDEVQTGFGRTGEWFAAQTFGVTPDIMAIAKGIASGLPLSATVASHQLMEKWPIGSHGTTFGGNPIACSVALTTLEVFKEENLIENSKVVGAYAVEKLKEIQAKYDCIGEVRATGLMIGIDVIDPTTGHGDGKALKQILDLALEEGVLFYLCGNEGEVIRMIPPLTVTEEQIDDGLNMLDKALQKYTNQ
- a CDS encoding aminotransferase class I/II-fold pyridoxal phosphate-dependent enzyme, with the protein product MNSLQEQTKIGELALSQERMPLFETLVDYAKKNTTPFDVPGHKMGAQTSPLKDVLGEMTMKMDVNSMKELDLLSHPDSVIKEAQQLAAQAFGADHAFFLVNGTTSGILAMILATCKPDDVLIVPRNCHKSVMNGLILSGAKPVFIEPEVDIHFGISHGISVKNVEKTLSAYPEAKAILVTYPTYFGSMNELRTICKLAHDRDITVIVDSAHGAHLPFMPGQIDPMTAGADIVTMSVHKTGGSLTQSSILLLNEGRISAKKMQKTLNMLQTTSANYLLMSSLDVARHELALNGYERYKALKPIVEKAIHEIEQNTCFEILKNNYLKHKCSQSHDWTKLVIRVNDCGLTGFEVYTLLKEKYQIQMELAEGYVVMAVITTADDENSLGKLVYALCEIEKIYGNKKPIYSTNVTPKHVNKLMITPRDAHYADHELVPIDLAKGKISADLLMIYPPGIPLVIPGELVSEEVIQQYHYYSETFGNVLTESDLKDHITVVKE